A window from Neobacillus sp. PS3-40 encodes these proteins:
- a CDS encoding bifunctional homocysteine S-methyltransferase/methylenetetrahydrofolate reductase: protein MNFLKKLENQIVIADGAMGTLLYSYGTDCCFEELNLSHPEQIENVHKAYIDAGADVIQTNTYAANYLKLQRYGLEDSVKEINSAAVKNAKRAAQNHSYILGTLGGNRGIKQNTITIEEIKRSFREQLYCLLLEGVDGILLETFYDLKELEAVLTIARKETDLPIIAQVSLQEPGILQNQTLVNDALKQLESLGADVIGLNCRLGPHHMLLTLEQIEIPTHAYLSAYPNASLPAYTDGKFHYEGDADYFRRSAHSFRNQGVRLLGGCCGTTPEHIRAFASELKNVVPITEKVVKFKQTKIIVESPLAKREYPPLQEIVKEKPSVIVELDPPRKLNTTKFFEGAKALKEAGIDAITLADNSLASVRISNEALGYLAKKQLGVRPLIHISCRDRNILGLQSHLMGLHILGLHDVLAITGDPARVGDFPGASSVYDVSSFELIQTIKQMNEGLSISGKDLGQKATFSIAAAFNPNVRSLENAVKRMEKKVFLGADYFISQPVFSEERLIEIYENTKHLDAPIYIGLMPLLSSKNAEFLHNEVPGIKISETIRNRMTKFNDLPLLAIREGIDITKSLIDAALELFNGVYLITPFLRYELTVELAHYARQRAFELRRFNNYVENTIN, encoded by the coding sequence ATGAATTTCTTAAAAAAATTAGAGAATCAAATAGTAATAGCCGATGGGGCGATGGGAACTCTTCTCTATTCATATGGAACAGATTGCTGTTTTGAAGAATTGAACCTTTCACACCCTGAACAAATTGAGAATGTCCATAAAGCCTATATTGATGCTGGTGCAGATGTCATCCAAACAAATACGTATGCAGCTAACTATTTAAAGCTTCAACGGTATGGTCTTGAAGACTCAGTAAAGGAAATCAACAGTGCAGCTGTTAAAAATGCTAAACGGGCAGCACAAAACCATTCTTATATACTTGGTACCCTTGGAGGGAATCGCGGAATCAAGCAAAATACCATTACTATTGAAGAAATCAAACGAAGCTTCCGCGAACAATTATATTGTTTGCTGCTTGAAGGTGTAGACGGTATTCTTCTCGAAACCTTTTACGATCTTAAAGAACTCGAAGCAGTCCTTACTATAGCACGAAAAGAAACAGACTTGCCGATTATTGCGCAAGTATCCTTACAAGAGCCGGGAATTTTGCAGAATCAAACTCTCGTAAATGACGCCCTGAAACAGTTGGAGAGCCTTGGTGCAGATGTCATCGGTCTAAATTGCCGACTTGGACCACATCATATGTTGTTAACCCTGGAGCAGATAGAGATTCCCACACATGCTTATTTATCTGCCTATCCAAACGCGAGCCTTCCAGCTTATACAGATGGAAAGTTCCATTATGAAGGGGATGCAGATTATTTTCGAAGATCGGCACATTCATTTCGTAATCAGGGGGTTAGATTACTTGGCGGCTGTTGCGGGACTACACCAGAACATATCCGTGCCTTCGCTTCTGAACTCAAAAATGTTGTTCCAATTACCGAAAAAGTCGTAAAATTTAAACAAACAAAAATAATCGTCGAATCTCCTCTTGCAAAAAGGGAATATCCTCCACTACAGGAGATTGTAAAAGAAAAACCATCGGTGATTGTCGAATTAGATCCACCTAGGAAATTAAATACCACAAAATTTTTCGAGGGAGCAAAAGCTCTTAAGGAAGCTGGAATCGACGCTATTACACTAGCAGATAACTCCCTTGCTTCCGTAAGGATCTCAAACGAGGCATTAGGATATCTTGCAAAAAAACAATTAGGAGTAAGGCCACTCATCCATATTTCCTGCAGGGACCGTAATATCCTTGGCTTACAATCTCATTTAATGGGTCTTCATATATTAGGATTACATGATGTTTTGGCAATAACAGGCGATCCTGCTCGGGTTGGAGACTTCCCTGGTGCGTCTTCCGTTTACGATGTTTCTTCGTTTGAGCTTATTCAAACGATCAAGCAAATGAATGAAGGTTTATCCATTTCAGGCAAGGATCTTGGGCAAAAAGCGACATTTAGTATTGCCGCTGCTTTTAATCCAAATGTTCGCTCACTTGAGAATGCCGTTAAGCGGATGGAGAAAAAAGTGTTTCTTGGGGCTGATTATTTTATTTCACAGCCCGTATTCTCAGAAGAAAGATTAATTGAAATCTATGAAAATACGAAGCATCTTGATGCTCCTATTTATATTGGCTTAATGCCTTTATTAAGTAGTAAGAATGCCGAATTTCTCCATAACGAGGTACCAGGGATTAAAATATCAGAAACAATTCGCAATCGAATGACGAAATTCAATGATCTTCCTTTGCTTGCAATTCGCGAAGGAATCGATATCACAAAGTCATTAATTGATGCCGCACTGGAGCTATTTAATGGAGTTTATTTAATTACTCCCTTTTTACGGTATGAATTAACCGTAGAGTTAGCCCATTATGCGCGCCAACGTGCCTTTGAATTGAGGAGGTTTAACAACTATGTCGAAAACACCATTAACTGA
- a CDS encoding methionine biosynthesis PLP-dependent protein: MYKIETKLAQIGNRSESATGTVNPPIYLSTAFRHEGIGQSTGFDYSRTGNPTRQILEETIANLECGDQGFACSSGMAAIFTVLSLFQSGDEWLVSEDLYGGTYRLLEQGYKKWGLKCQYVNTCCPEELEKKITSQTKAIFLETPTNPLMQQTDISAVAEITKRHGILLIVDNTFYTPLLQQPLNQGADIVIHSATKYLGGHNDVLAGLIAAKGKKLCESLALYHNGAGAVLSPFDSWLLMRGMKTLSLRMEKHEKNASKIVDYLLKHDAVTEVLYPGRGGMLSFRLKEETWINPFLQGLSLVTFAESLGGVESLITYPATQTHADIPEEIRIQAGVCNRLLRFSVGIEDAQDLITDLEQAFTHIKKEVTV; this comes from the coding sequence ATGTATAAGATCGAGACAAAGCTAGCGCAAATTGGTAATCGCAGTGAATCAGCAACTGGGACTGTAAATCCACCTATTTATCTTTCTACTGCTTTCCGGCACGAAGGAATCGGCCAGTCAACTGGATTTGATTATAGCCGGACAGGAAACCCCACTCGCCAGATCCTTGAAGAAACGATTGCCAATCTTGAATGTGGGGATCAAGGGTTTGCTTGCAGCTCTGGTATGGCGGCTATTTTTACTGTCCTATCCTTATTCCAATCAGGAGATGAATGGTTAGTTAGCGAAGACTTATATGGTGGGACATACCGTTTATTAGAACAAGGCTATAAAAAATGGGGATTAAAGTGCCAGTATGTAAATACGTGTTGTCCTGAAGAGTTGGAAAAAAAAATAACATCTCAAACAAAGGCCATCTTTCTCGAGACTCCAACAAACCCTCTTATGCAACAAACTGATATCTCGGCTGTAGCTGAAATAACCAAGAGGCATGGGATATTGCTGATTGTTGACAACACTTTCTATACCCCACTTCTTCAGCAACCCCTCAATCAAGGTGCTGATATCGTAATTCATAGCGCCACCAAGTATCTTGGCGGACATAATGATGTGCTTGCAGGTCTGATTGCGGCAAAAGGAAAAAAATTATGTGAAAGCCTCGCACTCTATCACAATGGTGCTGGTGCTGTTCTTAGTCCATTTGATTCCTGGCTATTGATGCGTGGGATGAAAACATTGTCTTTAAGAATGGAGAAGCATGAGAAAAATGCCAGTAAGATTGTTGATTACCTTTTAAAGCATGATGCCGTAACAGAGGTTCTTTATCCGGGAAGAGGCGGGATGCTTTCCTTCCGCCTAAAAGAAGAAACATGGATTAACCCATTTTTGCAGGGGTTGTCACTAGTTACTTTTGCAGAAAGCCTTGGAGGAGTTGAAAGTTTGATTACCTACCCTGCAACGCAAACACACGCAGATATTCCGGAGGAAATTAGAATTCAAGCAGGTGTGTGTAATCGTTTATTGCGCTTTTCCGTTGGAATTGAAGATGCACAAGATTTAATTACCGACCTTGAGCAAGCCTTTACCCATATCAAAAAGGAAGTGACGGTATGA
- the metC gene encoding cystathionine beta-lyase, which produces MTECDEFSFETRLLHNQHKIDPTTGAVSVPIQHASTYHQFSIDQFGKYDYSRSLNPTREALEDVIAELEGGIKGFAFSSGMAAISTAFLLLSSGDHVVITEDVYGGTYRMVTEVLSRFGIEHTFVDMTNIDQVKKAIKQNTKAFYIETPSNPLLKVTDIKEICNLAKKVKALTFVDNTFLTPALQRPLELGADVVLHSATKFLSGHSDVIAGLAVVKDEKLAKKLGFLQNSFGAILGVQDAWLVLRGIKTLHVRLEQSQNSAIKLAAFLQTHPLVKRVYYPALVNHPQNYLQKAQAEGPGAVLSFELESEEAVRLFVKNVKLPVFAVSLGAVESILSYPAKMSHAAMPQAEREKRGITNTLLRLSVGLESPDDLIKDFSTALTHILTNQLVFQQGE; this is translated from the coding sequence ATGACGGAATGTGATGAATTTTCGTTTGAAACAAGGCTCCTCCATAATCAGCACAAAATCGACCCAACTACTGGAGCTGTAAGTGTACCTATTCAACATGCATCTACATATCATCAATTTTCTATTGACCAGTTTGGGAAATACGATTATAGCCGTAGTTTAAATCCGACAAGGGAAGCACTTGAAGATGTGATTGCCGAATTAGAGGGTGGAATAAAAGGGTTTGCCTTTTCATCGGGAATGGCCGCCATTTCAACAGCATTTCTACTTCTTTCCTCAGGAGACCATGTTGTTATCACAGAGGATGTGTACGGAGGAACATATCGAATGGTTACTGAAGTTCTGTCTCGTTTTGGAATTGAACATACCTTTGTTGATATGACAAACATTGATCAGGTTAAAAAAGCGATCAAACAAAATACAAAAGCATTTTATATTGAAACACCTTCCAACCCATTATTAAAAGTGACCGACATCAAGGAAATTTGTAATTTAGCAAAGAAAGTGAAGGCACTAACCTTTGTCGACAACACGTTTCTTACCCCAGCATTACAAAGGCCGTTAGAGCTTGGTGCAGATGTTGTCCTGCATAGTGCAACCAAATTTTTATCAGGGCATAGTGATGTGATCGCTGGACTTGCGGTTGTTAAGGATGAAAAGTTGGCAAAAAAACTTGGTTTTTTACAGAATTCATTTGGTGCCATTCTTGGTGTTCAAGATGCGTGGCTTGTTCTAAGAGGGATCAAAACCTTACATGTTCGCCTTGAACAATCACAAAATTCAGCTATAAAACTTGCGGCATTTTTACAGACCCATCCGCTTGTAAAAAGAGTTTATTACCCTGCCCTTGTGAATCACCCCCAAAACTACTTGCAAAAAGCACAAGCAGAGGGTCCGGGGGCTGTACTTTCCTTTGAACTTGAAAGTGAAGAGGCAGTACGTTTATTTGTAAAGAATGTGAAATTACCTGTTTTTGCAGTAAGCCTTGGTGCAGTCGAATCCATTTTATCCTATCCAGCCAAAATGTCTCATGCGGCAATGCCACAAGCAGAAAGGGAAAAGCGAGGGATTACGAATACCCTTTTGCGCCTATCAGTTGGTCTTGAGAGTCCGGATGATCTTATAAAGGACTTTTCAACTGCATTAACTCATATACTTACCAACCAATTAGTCTTTCAGCAAGGAGAGTGA
- a CDS encoding lasso peptide isopeptide bond-forming cyclase, with amino-acid sequence MSAIAGIFHLNEEPINLEHGRSIMKALEKYPANDIQIWHNEKVFLGCHAQWITPESIGEQLPYYDYERQLAITADAIIDNREDLFEKLQVDRSLRKEITDSELILLAYEKWGEESPKFLVGDFAYMIWDGKRQKLFGARDFSGSRTLYFYFNSQKFVACTAIKPLFALQEIQKVLNEQWLAEFLAIPVNFESVDPTSTVYKNIQQIPPSHFISLVNGKLSLKRYSTLSQREKIHLNSNNEYEEAFREVFQEAVTARLRTHHEVGAHLSGGLDSGSVVSFAAKALRKQNKKLHTYSYVPVHDFVDWTHKSRIANEKPFIESTVKFVGNINDNYLSFDERSPYTEINDWLDTLEMPYKFFENTFWLKGIYEQAQQQSIGVLLNGQRGNWTISWGPVLDYYAVLFKRMNWIRLYQELNQYSKNIAVKKSRIMSEVRKKAFPSLYRLIQSKEQFHFPMIINPHFAERTSVFEKLNEHGIDITASNLPSAYEVRNRQFEQLYYWNTTGTYGSKLSLRYSLWDRDPTNDLRVIKFCLSVPEEQYVRNGLDRSLIRRSTKGYLPDKVRLNLRTRGVQGADGVHRMASYWDTFIDEIRQISLDPVVGEFINLQVIKESMFRIKEKPRPEYAFDFDFRILMRSIIVSRFIKNFT; translated from the coding sequence ATGAGTGCAATAGCCGGAATCTTTCACTTAAATGAAGAACCGATCAATCTCGAACATGGTAGAAGCATAATGAAAGCATTAGAGAAATATCCTGCTAATGACATTCAAATATGGCATAACGAAAAAGTCTTTCTTGGGTGCCATGCTCAGTGGATCACACCTGAATCTATTGGTGAACAGCTCCCATACTACGACTATGAAAGGCAGCTAGCCATAACGGCTGATGCGATTATAGATAATAGAGAAGATTTGTTTGAAAAGTTACAAGTGGATCGAAGCCTAAGAAAAGAGATAACCGATAGTGAATTAATTTTGTTAGCTTATGAGAAATGGGGCGAGGAATCTCCCAAGTTTTTGGTTGGAGATTTTGCTTATATGATTTGGGATGGGAAAAGACAGAAGCTGTTTGGGGCGAGGGATTTTTCGGGGAGTAGGACTTTGTATTTCTACTTCAACAGTCAAAAATTTGTAGCCTGTACGGCTATAAAACCACTTTTCGCTTTACAAGAGATTCAAAAAGTTCTTAATGAGCAATGGCTAGCAGAATTTTTGGCAATACCCGTGAATTTTGAATCAGTTGATCCCACGTCAACAGTCTATAAGAATATCCAACAGATACCTCCTTCCCACTTTATTTCATTGGTAAATGGAAAATTATCACTCAAAAGATATAGCACATTATCACAGAGAGAAAAAATACATCTTAATTCAAACAACGAATATGAGGAAGCCTTTCGTGAGGTTTTTCAGGAGGCTGTAACAGCACGATTAAGAACTCACCATGAAGTGGGAGCCCATTTAAGTGGGGGACTTGACTCAGGTTCAGTTGTTAGCTTTGCTGCAAAGGCCTTACGAAAACAAAATAAAAAATTGCATACATATAGTTATGTACCAGTTCATGATTTTGTTGATTGGACACATAAAAGTAGAATTGCTAATGAAAAACCTTTTATTGAATCGACTGTGAAATTTGTCGGAAATATTAATGATAATTATTTGAGTTTTGATGAAAGAAGTCCTTACACTGAAATTAATGATTGGCTAGATACACTCGAAATGCCCTATAAGTTTTTCGAAAATACCTTTTGGTTAAAAGGGATTTATGAACAAGCCCAACAGCAAAGTATAGGGGTATTACTTAATGGACAAAGGGGTAATTGGACTATATCCTGGGGACCAGTTCTAGACTATTATGCAGTTCTATTTAAAAGGATGAATTGGATTCGGCTTTACCAGGAATTAAACCAATATAGCAAAAATATTGCGGTGAAAAAATCCAGAATTATGTCTGAAGTTCGTAAAAAGGCATTTCCATCCCTTTATCGTTTAATTCAATCAAAAGAGCAATTTCACTTTCCTATGATAATCAATCCACATTTCGCTGAAAGAACATCAGTGTTTGAAAAACTAAATGAACACGGGATTGATATAACCGCCTCTAATTTACCAAGTGCGTATGAGGTAAGAAATCGGCAGTTTGAACAGTTATATTACTGGAATACAACTGGAACATACGGTTCTAAGTTATCCTTACGTTACTCGCTTTGGGACAGAGATCCCACAAATGATTTACGAGTTATCAAGTTTTGTTTATCGGTTCCCGAAGAACAATATGTTCGAAATGGACTTGATAGATCGCTCATAAGAAGATCTACAAAGGGGTATTTACCAGATAAAGTAAGGTTGAACCTCAGAACTAGAGGTGTTCAAGGTGCCGACGGTGTTCATCGTATGGCCTCATATTGGGATACCTTTATAGACGAAATTCGACAAATTAGTCTTGACCCTGTTGTTGGTGAATTTATAAATTTGCAAGTGATCAAAGAATCAATGTTTAGGATTAAAGAAAAGCCACGACCTGAATATGCTTTTGACTTTGATTTTCGAATCTTAATGCGATCTATTATTGTTTCTCGATTTATAAAAAACTTTACTTGA